The Armatimonadota bacterium region TGCTGGCGGTCATGAACACCGCGCGCTCGCCGCCGTCAACCGCGAACGAGCCGTCCTCGCGAGGGACGGGCAGGCCGTCGAAGACGACGGTGTGCTGGGCGCCGCGCTGCTGCAGGGACACGGTCACCCGCCCTACGCCCGGCGCGGTCTCCTCGACGCGATAGTCGGTCAGCGGCGCCACCGCGGCGAGGGCGGCGGGGAGCCGCTCGGAGATGAACGTGCGGAAGCTGCGAATCGTGATGTGCTCGGTCATGGCGATCTTCATGTGTCCTCCTCCAGTTGCTCCATCAGCAGCTTGTGCGCATGATGGAGCCGGGACTTGATGGTGCCGACGGGGACGCCGAGGGCGGCGGCGGCCTCGCGCAGGCTGCGCCCCTCGATGCGCACGAGGCGCACGGCGGCCTGTTTGTCGGCGGGGAGCTGAGCCAGGGCCGAGCGGGCGCGGTCGAGCTCGTCGCCCCAGACGGCCTGGTCCTCGGGCCCGGGGACGAGGGCTTCAGGTGCCGTCGCCAGCGTCTCGGAGAACTCGTCGTCGCCGAATGCCGCCAGCGACACCACCGGATGCCGCGCCCGCAGGTGGTTGAGCGCAAGGTTGGTGGCGATCGTGAGCAGCCACGCCAGCAGCCGACCGCGGCCGTCCCACTGGTGAGCGCGCTGCCACACGCGCAGCCACAGCTCCTGCAGCAGGTCCTGGGCGTCCGCCGATGGGACATAGCGCTCGATATGGCTGCGCAGGATGCGCCCGTGACGAGCGATCAGGTCGTCGAGGGCGCCGGCGTCGCCTGCCCGGATGCGCCGCATCAGCTCGACCGCAGCATCGTCCATCGGCACCTCCATCCCCAAGGACACGCATCAGCGCCAGGAGGTTCACCGGGGTCTGAACGATTCATCGGACGGTCCCGAGGCGCCGGCTCTCCTGACGAAGCTGACGACCTCCTCGGGCCTGGGCGACCGGGTGAGGTACAGCCGCGCGCCGCCCCGGGCCGCCGTCGGTGCGAGCGCGACCGGCGGCGGGATCACTTCCGTGCGAGGATCGCCCGCGCGCAGGCGATGTCTTGCTGGATCTGCGCCGACAGCTCCGGCGCCGAGGGGAACGCCCGCTCGTCGCGCAGTCGGCTGACGACCTCGAGGGTGAGGGCGTGTCCGTACAGCTCACCCGGGGTGGGCGAATCGAACATGTGCGCCTCGATGCAGCGGCCGCCGGGCGCGCCCTCGCCGGTCGCGCCGGCGAAGGTCGGGCGGGTGCCGATGTTCGCCACCGCGGGACGCGCGCCCTCCTCGCCCCGCAGGCGGGCTCTGACGGCGTAAACGCCATCGGGCGGCAGCAGCTTGCTCTGCTCGACGCACAGGTTGGCGGTCGGGGTACCGATCGCGCGCCCCCGTTGGCGCCCCCGCACCACCACTCCGCCGATGGTGTAGCAGTGGCCGAGCAGCGACGTTGCGCGCTCGATGTTGCCCGCGGAAATGAGCTGGCGCACGGCGGTGCTGGAGACGGTCATGCCGTCCACGGTGACGCGCTCGACCGCCGCCGCGCAGAAGCCAAGCCGGCGCCCGAGTTCGGTCAGCGTGTGGATGTTCCCCCGAGCGCCGCGGCCGAAGACGAACCCCTCGCCGGCGATGACGCAGCGCGCCCCCAACCGCTCGAGCAGCACCCGGTGCACGAACTCCTCCGGTGTCTGGGCGGCGAAGCTGTGGTCAAAACGCGCGACGATCAGCATGTTGA contains the following coding sequences:
- a CDS encoding sigma-70 family RNA polymerase sigma factor produces the protein MDDAAVELMRRIRAGDAGALDDLIARHGRILRSHIERYVPSADAQDLLQELWLRVWQRAHQWDGRGRLLAWLLTIATNLALNHLRARHPVVSLAAFGDDEFSETLATAPEALVPGPEDQAVWGDELDRARSALAQLPADKQAAVRLVRIEGRSLREAAAALGVPVGTIKSRLHHAHKLLMEQLEEDT
- a CDS encoding bifunctional riboflavin kinase/FAD synthetase; this encodes MEVVRDIERLEPPAAAVAVGVFDGVHLGHQAVLREAVTRAAGLGAQAAALTFDPHPQQVLRPRQAPRLLTTIAERAALIADSGINMLIVARFDHSFAAQTPEEFVHRVLLERLGARCVIAGEGFVFGRGARGNIHTLTELGRRLGFCAAAVERVTVDGMTVSSTAVRQLISAGNIERATSLLGHCYTIGGVVVRGRQRGRAIGTPTANLCVEQSKLLPPDGVYAVRARLRGEEGARPAVANIGTRPTFAGATGEGAPGGRCIEAHMFDSPTPGELYGHALTLEVVSRLRDERAFPSAPELSAQIQQDIACARAILARK